In Necator americanus strain Aroian chromosome IV, whole genome shotgun sequence, the following proteins share a genomic window:
- a CDS encoding hypothetical protein (NECATOR_CHRIV.G16952.T1), whose amino-acid sequence MVNDSINTDQHNGEIFWKKNRYNLLLLLLLLLLLLLLLLLLLLLSLLLLLLLLLLLLLLLLLSQSYRKIIKKIQNKIGQIYFSTEHLSDLLLFLLSFLLLLLLPSLLLLLLLLLLLLLLLLLLLLLLLLLLLLLLLLLLLLSVVVKTGEHLQIRGLYNDNAIFSPMEAESNTQREMRIGKKKKQQQEE is encoded by the exons ATGGTCAACGACTCGATCAATACGGATCAACACAACGGAGAA attttttggaaaaaaaatcgttataacctattattattattattattattattattattattattattattattattattattattattatcattattattattattattattattattattattattattattattattattatcacagAGCTATAGAAAGATTATCAAGAAAATA CAGAACAAAATAggacaaatttatttttcaaccgAACATCTATCTGATTTATTATTGTTCCTACTGTCAttcttattattgttattattaccatcactattattattattattattattattattattattattattattattattattattattattattattattattattattattattattattattattattattattatcagtAGTAGTA AAAACGGGAGAACATCTGCAGATTCGTGGACTCTACAACGACAATGCCATCTTTTCTCCGATGGAGGCGGAGTCAAATACACAAAGAGAGATGAggattggaaagaaaaaaaaacaacaacaagaggAGTAA